Proteins from a genomic interval of Chionomys nivalis chromosome 7, mChiNiv1.1, whole genome shotgun sequence:
- the LOC130877107 gene encoding zinc finger protein 709-like isoform X2, translated as MQEVFRNLTFIENGWEGQNIEEDKNPEINLRHIITDSRYNLCASEEYSEKPYKFTQYRNSFISLMSVQRHMTTDTGSKPYKCMLCGKAFHFPSEFRIHLRTHTGEKPYECKRCGKAFSHSSSFRKHERTHTGERPYVCKQCGKAFNCSGSIRKHERTHTGEKPYECKQCGKAFNCPSYLQIHERSHTGEKPYECKQCDKTFSCSSSLRKHERTHTGEKPYECKQCGKAFSCSSSFRKHERTHSGEKPYECKQCGKAFFSLTSVRTHMIKHTGNGPFKCSVCEEVFPFSSVFRRHQTSHAGEKPYKCKQCSKWFSSSTSLEIHERTHNGEKPYVCKRCGKAFSCPSYIRKHERTHTGEKSYPCEQCGKWFGASSSLQIHERIHTGEKPYKCKECDRAFSLSTSIRKHEQTHTGEKPCEYNVGKPSLPVEIDY; from the exons ATGCAAGAAGTCTTTAGAAACTTGACTTTTATAG AGAACGGGTGGGAAGGCCAGAACATTGAGGAGGACAAAAATCCCGAGATAAATCTAAG GCACATCATAACTGACTCCAGATACAACCTGTGTGCAAGTGAAGAATACTCAGAGAAGCCATATAAATTTACACAGTACAGGAACTCTTTCATTTCTCTAATGAGTGTTCAGAGACATATGACAACGGACACTGGAAGTAAACCGTATAAGTGTAtgctatgtgggaaagcctttCATTTCCCCAGTGAGTTTAGAATACATCTAAGAACgcacacaggagagaaaccttacgAATGTAAGCGATGTGGGAAAGCTTTCAGTCACTCCAGTTCCTTTAGAAAACACGAGCGAACTCACACGGGAGAGAGGCCCTATGTATGCAaacagtgtgggaaagcctttaaTTGTTCCGGTTCCATCCGGAAACATGAAAGAACTCATACcggagagaagccctatgaatgtaagcAGTGTGGAAAAGCCTTCAATTGTCCCAGTTATCTCCAGATTCACGAAAGaagtcacactggagagaagccctatgagtGTAAACAGTGTGataaaacattcagctgttccagTTCCCTTCGGAAACATGAACGcactcacactggagagaagccctatgaatgcaagcagtgtgggaaggccttcagcTGTTCCAGTTCCTTTCGAAAGCATGAACGCACTCATAGTGgggagaagccctatgaatgcaaacagtgtgggaaggccttcttTTCTCTCACAAGTGTTCGGACACACATGATAAAGCACACTGGCAACGGGCCTTTTAAATGCAGTGTATGTGAGGAAGTGTTTCCTTTCTCCAGTGTATTTAGAAGACACCAAACCTCTCAtgctggagagaagccctataaGTGTAAACAATGTAGCAAATGGTTTAGTTCCTCCACTTCACTTGAGATACACGAAAGAACTCATAATGGGGAAAAGCCCTATGTGTGCAAGCGATGCGGCAAAGCGTTCAGTTGTCCCAGTTACATTCGAAAACATGAGCGAACTCATACTGGGGAAAAGTCGTACCCATGTGAGCAGTGTGGCAAGTGGTTTGGTGCTTCCAGTTCTCTTCAGATACACGAAAGAATCCATACTGGAGAAAAGCCCTATAAGTGTAAAGAGTGTGATAGAGCGTTCAGCCTGTCCACCTCTATTCGAAAACATGAACAAACTcatactggggagaaaccctGTGAATataatgtgggaaagccttcactTCCAGTTGAAATTGATTACTAA
- the LOC130877107 gene encoding zinc finger protein 709-like isoform X1 has product MNSVAFDDVAINFTQEEWALLDPSQKNLYTDVMQEVFRNLTFIENGWEGQNIEEDKNPEINLRHIITDSRYNLCASEEYSEKPYKFTQYRNSFISLMSVQRHMTTDTGSKPYKCMLCGKAFHFPSEFRIHLRTHTGEKPYECKRCGKAFSHSSSFRKHERTHTGERPYVCKQCGKAFNCSGSIRKHERTHTGEKPYECKQCGKAFNCPSYLQIHERSHTGEKPYECKQCDKTFSCSSSLRKHERTHTGEKPYECKQCGKAFSCSSSFRKHERTHSGEKPYECKQCGKAFFSLTSVRTHMIKHTGNGPFKCSVCEEVFPFSSVFRRHQTSHAGEKPYKCKQCSKWFSSSTSLEIHERTHNGEKPYVCKRCGKAFSCPSYIRKHERTHTGEKSYPCEQCGKWFGASSSLQIHERIHTGEKPYKCKECDRAFSLSTSIRKHEQTHTGEKPCEYNVGKPSLPVEIDY; this is encoded by the exons ATG AACTCAGTGGCCTTTGACGATGTGGCTATAAACTTCACCCAGGAAGAGTGGGctttgctggatccttcccagaagaatctctacacaGACGTGATGCAAGAAGTCTTTAGAAACTTGACTTTTATAG AGAACGGGTGGGAAGGCCAGAACATTGAGGAGGACAAAAATCCCGAGATAAATCTAAG GCACATCATAACTGACTCCAGATACAACCTGTGTGCAAGTGAAGAATACTCAGAGAAGCCATATAAATTTACACAGTACAGGAACTCTTTCATTTCTCTAATGAGTGTTCAGAGACATATGACAACGGACACTGGAAGTAAACCGTATAAGTGTAtgctatgtgggaaagcctttCATTTCCCCAGTGAGTTTAGAATACATCTAAGAACgcacacaggagagaaaccttacgAATGTAAGCGATGTGGGAAAGCTTTCAGTCACTCCAGTTCCTTTAGAAAACACGAGCGAACTCACACGGGAGAGAGGCCCTATGTATGCAaacagtgtgggaaagcctttaaTTGTTCCGGTTCCATCCGGAAACATGAAAGAACTCATACcggagagaagccctatgaatgtaagcAGTGTGGAAAAGCCTTCAATTGTCCCAGTTATCTCCAGATTCACGAAAGaagtcacactggagagaagccctatgagtGTAAACAGTGTGataaaacattcagctgttccagTTCCCTTCGGAAACATGAACGcactcacactggagagaagccctatgaatgcaagcagtgtgggaaggccttcagcTGTTCCAGTTCCTTTCGAAAGCATGAACGCACTCATAGTGgggagaagccctatgaatgcaaacagtgtgggaaggccttcttTTCTCTCACAAGTGTTCGGACACACATGATAAAGCACACTGGCAACGGGCCTTTTAAATGCAGTGTATGTGAGGAAGTGTTTCCTTTCTCCAGTGTATTTAGAAGACACCAAACCTCTCAtgctggagagaagccctataaGTGTAAACAATGTAGCAAATGGTTTAGTTCCTCCACTTCACTTGAGATACACGAAAGAACTCATAATGGGGAAAAGCCCTATGTGTGCAAGCGATGCGGCAAAGCGTTCAGTTGTCCCAGTTACATTCGAAAACATGAGCGAACTCATACTGGGGAAAAGTCGTACCCATGTGAGCAGTGTGGCAAGTGGTTTGGTGCTTCCAGTTCTCTTCAGATACACGAAAGAATCCATACTGGAGAAAAGCCCTATAAGTGTAAAGAGTGTGATAGAGCGTTCAGCCTGTCCACCTCTATTCGAAAACATGAACAAACTcatactggggagaaaccctGTGAATataatgtgggaaagccttcactTCCAGTTGAAATTGATTACTAA